CCAGCACCGCGGGCATGAAGTACCACAAGAACAGCGGCGAAACGAACGACATCGGTGACGGACCCCCTCGGTTCCGGAGGAGACCTTAGCCCGAGCGGGTGGCCCTGCGCGGCGATGCCCGGCGGATCGCCGGACGCATCACAGCAAGTGCCAGATTTGCCGGGTTTTTACCGGTCGCCGCGCGATCCGGCACCGGCCGCATCGAACGCAGCCGCATCGGCACTCGGACAGGCGGCGGAAAGGCGTGCCTCAAGCCCTCGCTGACACCTGAGTGAAGTTGGCCCGATAAGCGGTAGGCGTCACGCCCAGCCGCGCCACTAGGTGTTTCCGCAGCGAGTCCGCGCTCCCCAAGCCGCTTTTCTCCGCCACCTGGTCCATCGGCAACCGCGTCGTCTCCAGCAGCTCCCGTGCGCGGTCGATTCGCTGGTGCAGCAGCCATTGCAACGGGCTCATCCCGGTTTCCGCATGGAACTGCCTGGTCAGGGTCCGTACGCTCGTCGCGGCGTGCTTCGCCAGGTCCGCCAAGGTGAGCGGCCGATCGAGCCGTTCCAGTGCCCAAGCCCGGGTCGGCGCGAGCGAGGTTCCGCGTTCGGGCGGCAGCGGTGTCTCGATGAACTGCGACTGGCCGCCCGGCCGGACCGGTGGCACGACCGCCAGTCGCGCGGCGGTGTTCGCGGCGGCCGCGCCGTAGTCGAGCCGGACCAGGTGCAGGCACAGGTCGATCGCGGCGGCCGCGCCGGCGGAGGTGAAGATGCCGTCGTCTTCGACGAAAAGCTGGTCCGGCTGCACCTGCACGGCGGGGAAGCGAGCGGCGAGATCGTCGGCCAGGCCCCAGTGCGTCGTGGCGCGGCGGCCGTCCAGCAACCCGGCCTGCGCCAGCACGAAAGCCCCGGTGCACAGGGACGCGATCCGGGTGCCGGACGCGGCGGCGGTTCGCAGCGCGTCGAGGACCGCGGGCGGAGCCAGTCCGCCGCCGCTGCCGATGGCCAGTACGGTGTCCGCCTCGCTCAGTGCGGCCAAACCGTCGGAGATGACGAAGTCCGGTCCGCCGACCGTTGGGGTCGGGCCGGGTTCCGCGGTGCAGACCCGCACCGAGTACTGCGCGATGTTGGCGAAGACCATCAGCGGGATCGATACGTCGAAACTCAGCACTGGCGGCACGACGACCGCCACTACGCGATGCATGGCCAGAACCTCCGGATTGCTGGCATTCCGGCCACTGTCGCACAGAACCGTCCGGCGGCACCGTGGTTTTCATGAAAACTCACGTGATCGTCGGTCGCGGGGCCGCCGCGACGAAAACCGCATTGCTGCTCGCCGAGGACGGCGAAAAGGTGCGCATGATCAGCCGTACCGGAGGCGGACCGGATCACCCGCTTGTCGAGAAGATCGCCGCGGACGCGACCGGCACCGATCGGCTCGCCGAATTGGCCGAGGGCGCGGACACGCTGTTCGCCACCGCGGTCCCGCCGTATCACCGGTGGCCGGAGGAGTTCCCCGCGCTGGCCGGGTCGATGCTCGAAGCGGTCCGCCGGACCGGCGTCCGATACGTCATGCTCGGCAATCTCTATGGCTACGGACCGGTGGACGGACCGCTCAAACCGGACTTCTCGCTGAAGGCGACCGGGCGGAAGGGCCGAGTCCGGGCGAAGGTGTGGGAAGACGCGGCGGCGTCTGGTGTGAAGGCCACCGAGGTGCGGGCCGGCCAGTTCTACGGTCCCGGCGCGTTCTCGGTGTTCAGCTTCATGGTCGAGCAGCAGGTCCTGGCCGGTCGGCTGGCGCTGGTTCCGCAGGAACTCGATGTGCCGCACAGCTATTCGTCGATCGACGACACCGCGCGCACGCTGGTCGCCGCGAGCCGCGACGAGGCGGCGTACGGCCGCGCCTGGCACGTGCCGACCGCTACCCGGTCGGTCCGGGAGCTGGCCGGCGAGCTCGCTGAGCTGGCCGGCGCTCCGACGCCCCGGCTGGAGGAGATGAGCGAGCGCGACCTGACGCTGCTCGCGTTCACCGATCCGTTCTGGGGCGAGATGCACGAGGTGCTCACCAAGCCGGGGAACCCGTTCGTCGTCGACTACTCGGAGACGGAAAAAATCCTCGGCGTGACCGCGACGCCGTCTCGCGACGTGCTGCGCGAACTCATCTGATCCACGGGGCGTTCGGTCCGCCAGACCCGGCGCCGGGCACCCTGCTCGGGTGCCCAGCGACCCGGGTCGAGGACTGTCCGCGGGTGAAGCTGGCGGGCTAGGCGCGGCCGGTGATCCGGCGCCGGCGGGCGACCTCGGCCAGCAGCACCCCGGCCGCCACCGAGGCGTTCAGCGATTCCACGCCGGCCGCCATCGGGATCGACACGGTGGCGTCGCAGGTCTCCCGGACCAGCCGGGACAGCCCGCGGCCTTCCGAGCCCAGCACGATGACCAGCGGGTCCGCGGCGAGGTCCAAGGAGTCGATGTCGACCGTGCCGTCGGCGTCCAGGCCGACGACCATCAGGCCGTCCGAAGCCCAGGCGCGCAGCTGGCGGGTGAGGTTCGTGGCGACCGCGATCGGCAGCTTCGCCGCGGTGCCCGCGCTCGTGCGCCACGCCACCGCGGTCATCCCGGCGCTGCGGCGTTCCGGCAGCAGCACGCCCTGCGCGCCGAACGCCGCGGCGGACCGGATCACCGCGCCCAGGTTGCGCGGGTCGGTGACGCCGTCGAGTGCGACGAACAGCGGGGTGCTGCCCGAATCCCGCGCGGCCTGCATCAGGTCGTCCGGGTGCGCGTATTCGAACGGCGGCACCTGCAGGCCGAGGCCCTGGTGCATGGCGCGGCCGGTCTTGCGGTCCAGCTCCTCGCGCGGGATCTCCAGGACCGAGATGCCCTTGTCGCCGGCCAGCCGGACGGCCTCGTTGACCCGGTCGTCGATGTCGATGTTCAGCGCGACGTACAGCGCGGTGCCCGGCACGTCCGCGCGCAGCGCCTCGACCACCGGGTTGCGGCCGGCGATCAGCTCCGGCCGATCCGCCTTCTTCTGCCGGGCCTGGTCGCGCTTGGTGGCGGCGTTCGCGGCGCGGTACGCCTTGTGCCCGGGCCGCTCCTCGGCCTTCGGCGTCGGGCCCTTGCCCTCGAGCGCCTTGCGCCGCTGACCGCCCGAACCGACGACGGCACCCTTCTTGGTGCCGGTCTTGCGGATGGCACCTTTACGCTGTGAGTTGCCTGCCATGAGTCCTCAATCTCTGCTGCCGCACGCGGAAGTCAGGAGTTCCTGACCGTCCACTGCGGACCGTTCGGGGTGTCTTCGACCGCGATCCCGGCCTCGACGAGCCGGTCGCGGGCGGCGTCCGCGCGGGCGAAGTCCTTCGCCGCGCGGGCCTCCTGGCGTTCGGCCAGCAGGGCTTCCACGAGCGTGCCCAGCGCCTCGCGGACGGGTGCGTCCGAATCGGCTTCGGGCCAGCTCGGTGCCAGTGGGTCGAGACCGAGCGCACCGGTCATCCCGCGGACCGTGCCGGCCAATTCGAGCGCCTTCGGGGTGTCGCCGCTGTCCAGCGCGGCGTTACCGTCCCGGACCGTGTTGTGCACCACGGCGAACGCGGCCGGGGTGGCCAGGTCGTCGTCCATCGCCGCGGCGAACTCCGGTGCGACCTCGCCGACCTCGACCGGACCGGCGGTCGCCGCCCGGCGCAGGAACGCCTCGATCCGCCGGTAGCCCTGGGCGGCCTCGGACACCGCGCCCTCGGAGTACTCGACGGTGGACCGGTAGTGCGGCTGCACCAGGTAGTAGCGCAGCTCCGGCGCGCGGTAGCGCTCCAGCATGGACGGGATCGAAAGCGTGTTGCCCAGCGACTTCGACATCTTCTCGCCGGACATCGTCACCCACGCGTTGTGCAGCCAGTACCGGGCGAACCCGTCGCCGGCCGCGTTCGACTGCGCGCGTTCGTTCTCGTGGTGCGGGAACACCAGGTCGACGCCGCCACCGTGGATGTCGAACTCGGCACCGAGGTAGTTCGTCGCCATCGCCGAGCACTCCAGGTGCCAGCCCGGCCGTCCGTCGCCCCACGGCGTCGGCCAGGACGGCTCACCCGGCTTCGCGCTCTTCCACAGTGTGAAGTCGCGCGCGTCGCGCTTGCCGCGGGTGGGCGTCTCGCCCTGCTGGACCTCGTCGAGCTGCTGGCCGGAAAGCCGGCCGTACTCCGGGAAGGACTTCACCGAGAAGTACACGTCGCCGTCGGCCGCGTAGGCGTGACCGCGTTCGATCAGCCGCTCCATGAGCTGGACCATCTGCGTGACGTGCCCGGTCGCGCGCGGCGTGACCGAGGGCGGGAGGCAGCCGAGGTCGGCGTACGCCTTTTCGAACGCCCGCTCGTGCGTCGCCGCCCACTCCCACCACGGCCGGCCGGCTTCGGCGGCCTTGGCCAGGATCTTGTCGTCGATGTCGGTGACGTTGCGGACCAGCAGCACGTCGAGTCCACTGTGGAGCAGCCAGCGGCGCAGCACGTCGTAGTTCAGCATCCCGCGGACGTGCCCGATATGCGGTGCGCCCTGCACGGTAGCCCCGCACACATAGATCGACGCCGTTCCGCTGCGGACAGGAGTGAACTCCCGAGGGGCACGGGTCGCGGTGTCGTACAGGTGCAAAGCCACGAGGTAAAGGGTACCGGGGCCCGCCTAGCTCACTGTGGGAGACGCCGCAGGACGTCAGAGCACGCCGTGCGCCCGCAGCGCCCCGAGCAGCGCGTCCGGCCTTTCCGCGGTCGGCGCCGGGTCCACCAGAGCGAACTCGCAGCCCACGGCACGGGCGGCACCGTCGGCCTCTTCGCTGTCGCCGACCATCAGCGTCTCCTCGGCGCGCGCGCCGAGGCGCTCCAGCGCCGCTTGGAAGATCTCCGGCTCCGGTTTCACGAAGCCGAGCTCGAACGACAGCACGAACTCGGCGACGTGCGCGTCCCAGCCGCGCTGGCTGAACGCGGGCCGGATGTCGAACGCGATGTTGCTCAGCACGCCCGCCTTCCGCCCGCTGGTCGCGACCGCCTTCAGCGCGGCCTCGGTGTCCGGGTACGGCGTCCACTGGCCGGGTGAGACGAGCTCCTTGTACAGCGCTTCGGCCTGGTGCCGGTGCGGGACGCCGGACAGCCGCAGCACCTCCA
This sequence is a window from Amycolatopsis benzoatilytica AK 16/65. Protein-coding genes within it:
- a CDS encoding GlxA family transcriptional regulator, with amino-acid sequence MHRVVAVVVPPVLSFDVSIPLMVFANIAQYSVRVCTAEPGPTPTVGGPDFVISDGLAALSEADTVLAIGSGGGLAPPAVLDALRTAAASGTRIASLCTGAFVLAQAGLLDGRRATTHWGLADDLAARFPAVQVQPDQLFVEDDGIFTSAGAAAAIDLCLHLVRLDYGAAAANTAARLAVVPPVRPGGQSQFIETPLPPERGTSLAPTRAWALERLDRPLTLADLAKHAATSVRTLTRQFHAETGMSPLQWLLHQRIDRARELLETTRLPMDQVAEKSGLGSADSLRKHLVARLGVTPTAYRANFTQVSARA
- a CDS encoding NAD-dependent epimerase codes for the protein MKTHVIVGRGAAATKTALLLAEDGEKVRMISRTGGGPDHPLVEKIAADATGTDRLAELAEGADTLFATAVPPYHRWPEEFPALAGSMLEAVRRTGVRYVMLGNLYGYGPVDGPLKPDFSLKATGRKGRVRAKVWEDAAASGVKATEVRAGQFYGPGAFSVFSFMVEQQVLAGRLALVPQELDVPHSYSSIDDTARTLVAASRDEAAYGRAWHVPTATRSVRELAGELAELAGAPTPRLEEMSERDLTLLAFTDPFWGEMHEVLTKPGNPFVVDYSETEKILGVTATPSRDVLRELI
- the rlmB gene encoding 23S rRNA (guanosine(2251)-2'-O)-methyltransferase RlmB, which produces MAGNSQRKGAIRKTGTKKGAVVGSGGQRRKALEGKGPTPKAEERPGHKAYRAANAATKRDQARQKKADRPELIAGRNPVVEALRADVPGTALYVALNIDIDDRVNEAVRLAGDKGISVLEIPREELDRKTGRAMHQGLGLQVPPFEYAHPDDLMQAARDSGSTPLFVALDGVTDPRNLGAVIRSAAAFGAQGVLLPERRSAGMTAVAWRTSAGTAAKLPIAVATNLTRQLRAWASDGLMVVGLDADGTVDIDSLDLAADPLVIVLGSEGRGLSRLVRETCDATVSIPMAAGVESLNASVAAGVLLAEVARRRRITGRA
- the cysS gene encoding cysteine--tRNA ligase, encoding MALHLYDTATRAPREFTPVRSGTASIYVCGATVQGAPHIGHVRGMLNYDVLRRWLLHSGLDVLLVRNVTDIDDKILAKAAEAGRPWWEWAATHERAFEKAYADLGCLPPSVTPRATGHVTQMVQLMERLIERGHAYAADGDVYFSVKSFPEYGRLSGQQLDEVQQGETPTRGKRDARDFTLWKSAKPGEPSWPTPWGDGRPGWHLECSAMATNYLGAEFDIHGGGVDLVFPHHENERAQSNAAGDGFARYWLHNAWVTMSGEKMSKSLGNTLSIPSMLERYRAPELRYYLVQPHYRSTVEYSEGAVSEAAQGYRRIEAFLRRAATAGPVEVGEVAPEFAAAMDDDLATPAAFAVVHNTVRDGNAALDSGDTPKALELAGTVRGMTGALGLDPLAPSWPEADSDAPVREALGTLVEALLAERQEARAAKDFARADAARDRLVEAGIAVEDTPNGPQWTVRNS
- a CDS encoding HAD family hydrolase, which encodes MAINAVLFDFSGTLFRLEQRDGWLDEVQGEDGETLDIEAQTELMRRMTAPVQQAVELDEEHLYAWHNRDRDPELHRKVYLEVLRLSGVPHRHQAEALYKELVSPGQWTPYPDTEAALKAVATSGRKAGVLSNIAFDIRPAFSQRGWDAHVAEFVLSFELGFVKPEPEIFQAALERLGARAEETLMVGDSEEADGAARAVGCEFALVDPAPTAERPDALLGALRAHGVL